A portion of the Paenibacillus hamazuiensis genome contains these proteins:
- a CDS encoding LacI family DNA-binding transcriptional regulator produces the protein MPTLKDIAERVGVSISTVSRVLANESNRAVNSETKQKIWDTARDLGYHIKPVAHESQTAAKEVGCIVSTMQNRHYHPYFSVILDGIEKELSHNGYKLAFTYTQENLKNPEILRQITEENNIEGMIVIEGIDAKIYSHLKKHIKLIVGIDVSDPGISTISYDRVEAARIAVKHLLDQGHRDILFIGGTGLSGDFDREKRYRGYKTALEQAGLSVNPKHVLNAEWEPDNAYRLMLKYLDDHSGRLPTAVFAASDIMAMAAMRAIAEKGYRMPQDFAVVGFDDNEPSRYTVPPLSTIHIPTFEIGIVAAKTMLQCIQSPFPLPVKILLPFEPIFRQSSEWQVRQ, from the coding sequence ATGCCCACATTGAAAGATATCGCCGAACGTGTCGGCGTCTCCATCTCCACCGTGTCCCGCGTGCTTGCAAACGAGTCCAACCGTGCCGTCAACAGCGAGACCAAGCAAAAGATTTGGGACACCGCGCGCGACTTGGGCTACCATATTAAGCCGGTCGCCCATGAATCCCAAACGGCTGCCAAAGAGGTCGGATGTATCGTCTCGACGATGCAGAACCGGCACTATCACCCGTACTTTTCCGTCATACTCGATGGAATCGAGAAAGAACTGTCGCACAACGGATACAAACTTGCTTTCACTTATACACAAGAAAATTTGAAAAATCCGGAAATTTTGCGTCAAATTACAGAAGAAAACAATATTGAAGGCATGATTGTGATCGAGGGTATCGATGCGAAGATTTATAGTCATCTAAAAAAACATATCAAACTCATCGTCGGCATTGACGTATCGGACCCCGGCATCTCTACGATTTCTTACGACCGTGTCGAGGCTGCGCGCATCGCGGTGAAGCACCTCCTTGACCAAGGGCATCGCGATATCCTGTTTATTGGAGGCACAGGCTTGTCCGGCGATTTCGACCGTGAGAAAAGATATCGCGGCTACAAAACGGCGCTGGAGCAGGCCGGATTGTCCGTGAATCCGAAGCATGTCCTGAATGCGGAATGGGAACCGGATAACGCATACCGGCTCATGCTTAAATATTTGGACGATCATTCCGGCCGGCTGCCGACCGCCGTATTCGCCGCAAGCGATATTATGGCGATGGCCGCCATGCGTGCCATCGCAGAGAAAGGTTACCGCATGCCGCAGGACTTCGCCGTCGTCGGTTTTGACGACAACGAGCCTTCCCGTTACACCGTGCCGCCTTTGTCGACAATTCATATTCCCACGTTCGAGATCGGCATTGTCGCGGCGAAAACGATGCTGCAGTGCATTCAATCTCCGTTT
- a CDS encoding ABC transporter substrate-binding protein has protein sequence MRFSRCFSVFSLFCIVFATSGCSGGSDPASTDPGKVKLVFWSHQEDSFIGAYKKMIEDYQSSHPNVQIEYQSFPYEVYNQKLKASFSAQTPPDIAEMFGTWVPEYAKNGLLAELPDDEALRKEYYDAPLGGYTLNNKLFGLPLEYNIENGGMLIHPQMLKDKGIAGPPATWAELVDAAKKLTVRDNNGIKIKGFDFVSGDNITFTFLSFILQQKGKIWDGGNHVNFQTSEAVKAMTALKSLVVDDKVTDLTAFGGELDTSDYFFRGNSAMTYRGPWTIAAGLSNYNAKDFEYVPVPSFTSEKPYFAAESGWGAVVAQKSKAQKEALDFIQFMSSKEKLRAFNLSTFTVPSKKEVASDPEFLKENPHMKTSLGVLQYGQWIGPIADRDFFFKQINDHFQLMVTGQVTVEEGLRKIEKAINDNQDQHK, from the coding sequence ATGCGATTTTCGAGATGTTTTTCAGTTTTTTCACTTTTTTGCATTGTTTTTGCAACAAGCGGGTGTTCAGGCGGCTCCGATCCTGCTTCGACGGATCCGGGCAAAGTCAAGCTTGTCTTCTGGAGTCATCAGGAGGATTCCTTTATTGGCGCTTATAAGAAAATGATTGAAGATTACCAGTCTTCTCACCCCAACGTTCAGATCGAATATCAGTCTTTTCCTTATGAAGTGTATAACCAGAAGTTGAAGGCCTCCTTCTCCGCGCAAACACCTCCCGATATTGCCGAGATGTTCGGAACCTGGGTTCCCGAATACGCCAAAAACGGCTTGCTCGCAGAACTGCCGGACGACGAAGCGCTGCGCAAAGAGTATTATGATGCTCCGCTGGGCGGGTATACGCTGAACAACAAGCTGTTCGGCTTGCCGTTGGAGTACAATATTGAGAACGGTGGGATGCTGATTCATCCGCAGATGCTGAAGGATAAAGGGATCGCCGGTCCGCCGGCAACATGGGCCGAGCTCGTGGACGCGGCAAAGAAATTAACCGTTCGCGATAACAACGGGATTAAGATCAAAGGGTTTGATTTTGTTTCCGGCGATAACATTACGTTTACGTTTCTCTCTTTCATATTGCAGCAAAAAGGCAAGATCTGGGACGGGGGCAACCACGTCAATTTCCAAACGTCCGAAGCGGTGAAAGCGATGACTGCGTTGAAGAGCCTGGTGGTTGACGATAAAGTGACGGATTTGACCGCCTTCGGCGGCGAGCTTGATACGTCGGATTATTTTTTTCGCGGCAATTCCGCTATGACATACCGCGGACCTTGGACCATCGCAGCGGGGCTCAGCAACTACAACGCTAAAGATTTCGAATACGTGCCCGTACCGTCGTTCACCTCCGAAAAGCCGTATTTCGCTGCAGAATCGGGATGGGGAGCGGTTGTGGCTCAAAAGAGCAAGGCGCAGAAAGAGGCGCTTGACTTTATTCAATTCATGAGTTCCAAAGAAAAACTTCGCGCTTTCAATCTGAGCACCTTTACGGTGCCGTCAAAGAAAGAGGTGGCCTCCGATCCCGAATTCCTCAAAGAAAATCCGCACATGAAAACATCTCTCGGCGTGCTGCAGTACGGTCAATGGATCGGACCGATAGCGGATCGCGATTTCTTCTTCAAACAGATCAACGATCATTTTCAACTGATGGTGACCGGTCAGGTAACGGTTGAAGAAGGGCTAAGGAAAATCGAGAAAGCGATTAACGATAATCAGGATCAACATAAGTGA
- a CDS encoding carbohydrate ABC transporter permease, whose translation MPNSTIASRSKQTSAAQTGPAQYRSERRFVFVSLTPVLLLFGVFAFLPIAWSLILSVYTYSPLSGHAVFVGAGNYVRMLGDAVFLKSLWVTCKFVVITVAVNIIITLLIAMAIQRVRSRSLKDLFRTMFFLPTIAPLAGTSIVWSTMFHYRDGLFNMMLAKMDIAPVQWLSDPHYALLSVIMMTLWADIGYNIVLFMAGLDSIPDMYYEAAYLDGASRWHMFRHITWPLLGRTTLFVTVTTVISYFQAFPQFQIMTKGEPYNETRVLALHIYDQAFSNSNMGYASAMAAVFLVIILFITWLQLKWGRTQWEY comes from the coding sequence ATGCCCAATAGTACGATAGCCAGCCGAAGCAAACAAACGTCCGCAGCCCAAACGGGGCCTGCACAATACCGGAGCGAAAGGCGTTTTGTATTCGTTTCGCTTACCCCGGTACTGCTCTTATTCGGAGTATTCGCCTTTCTCCCGATTGCGTGGAGTTTGATTCTGTCCGTGTATACATACAGCCCTCTAAGCGGTCATGCCGTCTTTGTTGGCGCTGGTAATTATGTCCGAATGCTGGGTGATGCGGTATTTCTGAAGTCGCTTTGGGTTACATGCAAATTTGTCGTTATTACGGTTGCCGTCAACATCATCATCACGCTGCTGATCGCGATGGCGATTCAACGGGTCCGGTCGCGCTCGCTGAAGGATTTGTTTCGTACCATGTTTTTCCTTCCGACGATCGCTCCGCTGGCAGGCACATCCATCGTTTGGAGCACGATGTTTCATTACCGGGACGGTTTGTTCAACATGATGCTGGCCAAGATGGATATCGCCCCCGTCCAGTGGCTGAGCGATCCGCATTATGCGCTGCTGTCCGTCATTATGATGACGCTGTGGGCGGATATCGGCTACAACATCGTGCTGTTCATGGCGGGACTGGATTCCATTCCGGATATGTACTACGAGGCCGCTTATCTGGACGGGGCAAGCCGCTGGCATATGTTCCGCCACATAACGTGGCCGCTCCTCGGAAGAACGACACTGTTCGTTACCGTGACGACCGTCATTTCGTACTTCCAGGCATTTCCCCAATTCCAGATTATGACCAAAGGGGAGCCCTACAACGAGACAAGGGTGCTTGCTCTGCACATTTACGATCAGGCTTTCTCCAACTCGAATATGGGCTATGCTTCGGCGATGGCTGCCGTATTCCTCGTTATCATTTTATTTATTACCTGGCTGCAACTGAAGTGGGGCCGCACGCAGTGGGAATATTGA
- a CDS encoding carbohydrate ABC transporter permease codes for MYRRNVWIDSVVLIFLTAAACIMLLPYGWMVLSSLKSNMDIISGKSGFFPEHPSLDGYKTVLRDAPFGKWLFNSAVSSVIITAATLFTSALAGYVFAKHHFKGKKVLFLLILATMMIPFQVIMIPTYLITAKLGLINHLFAIILPNLVSSYGVFLAKQFIEDIPQDLLDAARIDGTGELRLMLSIIAPLILPMLSALGIFTFMSAWNNYLWPLIVLNDMNKMTVPLALVYFNGTHVVNYNVVMSAAVLITIPVVAVFLIFQKQFIKGLTMTGMK; via the coding sequence ATGTATAGAAGGAATGTCTGGATCGATTCCGTCGTGCTTATATTTCTCACAGCGGCTGCCTGTATCATGCTTCTGCCGTATGGATGGATGGTGTTATCCTCTCTGAAAAGCAACATGGACATCATTTCGGGAAAAAGCGGATTTTTTCCCGAACATCCGAGTCTGGACGGTTATAAAACGGTTCTGCGGGATGCGCCGTTCGGCAAATGGCTGTTCAACAGCGCGGTATCGTCGGTGATCATCACGGCAGCCACATTGTTTACGAGCGCTCTCGCAGGATACGTGTTCGCCAAGCATCATTTTAAAGGAAAGAAGGTGTTGTTTCTTCTCATTTTGGCGACGATGATGATTCCTTTTCAGGTGATCATGATCCCGACTTATTTGATTACCGCCAAACTGGGGCTCATCAATCATTTGTTCGCCATTATTTTACCCAATCTTGTAAGCTCCTACGGCGTCTTCTTGGCCAAACAGTTCATTGAGGACATTCCGCAGGATTTGCTGGATGCAGCAAGAATCGACGGTACGGGTGAGCTGAGGCTCATGCTGAGCATCATTGCGCCTCTCATCCTGCCGATGCTTTCGGCGCTCGGCATTTTCACGTTTATGAGCGCATGGAACAATTATTTATGGCCGCTCATTGTGCTCAACGATATGAATAAAATGACGGTTCCCTTGGCTTTGGTTTACTTCAACGGCACGCATGTCGTCAATTACAACGTGGTGATGTCGGCCGCCGTGTTGATCACGATTCCGGTTGTTGCGGTATTCCTTATTTTTCAGAAGCAATTTATTAAAGGTTTGACGATGACCGGAATGAAATAA